The following nucleotide sequence is from Glycine max cultivar Williams 82 chromosome 9, Glycine_max_v4.0, whole genome shotgun sequence.
GAGGGAATTTAGTTtgtacaggaaaaaaaaaaagagccaaGAAGGGGATCCATGCCTTGCATACTAACAACATACAGAACCAAGGTGTTAACATTTAGAGATGTCTAAGAGGAAGATCTAGGTGCAATATGATCAATCAGAATcagtcaaaaaataataaaacatgatAGAGAATTGCATAACATCAAGGGTCAGCACACCCTGGCTCAAAGGTCCCAAAACTACTCAATGACTGGATGTTTTTGGCCCTGCCTTTCTTTCCCTTTACTCTACTTCTATCCATTTCCCCTTCCTACCCTCCTTGCTATGTAGGTAAGGTTGTCAGAATCCACATCCCTCTTCTTCCCTTTACTCATTTCCCATGTGGTCTAGCCTAGGAGACTAGGAGTGCCTAGTGATACCTGTCCTCCTCCTGGGTACCActgcttgaaagttgaaactaatGACCCACTTATGCTTGAAGCATACAGAACCAAGAAAATAGTCAAAATACAAGTTCTAAGACACTCCTATCTGCTAGTAAGAAtttcaaacattaattaatGGCTGCTTAGAAACAGCCTGACGTAGCTGTTAATCAGAGGGAGGGTTGGGAGCTTAACATGCCTCTGGCTCTTTTGATTCCTCTGTGGTGTCACAAATAATAGATCGAGCTAAAGCAACTCGCTTTTTCATCCCACCTGATAACTCAGAAGGCAACCGATCCTCAACTCCCTGTAAAAAAAAGGGGGTGAGGAGTTAGTCTGTGAGTAAAACATAATGGCTATGCAACTAGAATGGAAGAAAGAAGAGTGTGAATAGCAGTCCAGCAATATGAGTATGAAGCAACTTTCTCAATGGCAGAAAGAAAATGTATACTACTACTGCTACCCTTTAATGCAGTATCTGCTGCCTAATGTTAATGGTtttgaaccatgtgcataccTTCAATCCAACTGCAGCCAAGGTTTCCGTGACAAGCTCTGATATCTGGTCCTCAGACATGCTTGAGTGTTCATACCTGAACAATTATCCAGgtcagaaacaaaaaaaaaataaaagaatcttagaagactaaaatgaatttaatcaaTCAAGTATATCACCCTTTAAACAATGATGTCAAAAAGGAACTTAAGTTTCAAAGGCAAAGTTAAGCTTGCATCTTACAAGAGAAAACCAACATTTTCACGAACAGTCAAAGAATCAAAGAGTGCTGCACTTTGGAAAACCTATttacagattaaaaaaaataagttacgttgaaaacaaaataagaattaGTATATTGCATAATACTCTGAAACTTACCAATCCAATCCGAAGACCAGATATGTCATCATCACTTACTAAACCAACTCTCTTTTTACCTCGAATATATACTTCTCCCTGTCAATTTAACAACAATAGCATTCAAGAAATGAACTCAACTGTTTGAAATTAAAAGTACATACTCAAAATTCTAAATAGATAGGTACTTTGTCCGGAGCAAGAAGTCCAGCAATAATCTTCAAAACTGTAGATTTGCCGGTCCCAGAAGGACCAATTATTCCAACAGCTTCACCATGTCTAATCTATTCATTAtgtcagaaaaaagaaaaaaaaaaacagcaaaaaGATTTAACAATTGCTGAATCAGCAAGACCTGCCTAAatgaatttatcaaaataatggTTTCTAATAGAGTTCAACAAAGTTGTTTGCTTCATGTGACAGCCCCTACCACAAGGGCCGAGGCTTGGTTGTTATTGTTGTAAACCATTCATTACTTCACCATTTCATGCTAGATAACACACTCCACAGAAAACAATGAAAAGGGCAAACCAAAATCGCCAAAGGATATAGGCCTTGTTTGTATAAATTTCTCTAAAAGCACTtattaagagaaataaaaaagggtaaaataaaTTTGGCTTCTCTCGTAAGTTAgaatcaacttatgcacttcATCTTTTGGATAAGTTAGATGAAAGAGCTTCTATAAAAGTTTAAGTGtataaattggttttaagttatGAGAGAAGCTCAATTCTTATTTGCATTTTCTGTAAGTGCTTATAGAGAGGTTTATCTAAATAGTATCAATAGTCAAGTACATAATCCTTACCTTGAAGCTGACACCATTTAAGATTTTCTTTTCCCCAAAAGACTTATACACATCTCTACACTCAATAAGAACATCAGAATCATCCTCATGATCCCACGCCGTGCTCAGTTGTTCTGATTTGGACGAACCCTAGCAACAACCTTGATGTCAGCCACCCAGAAGgaagaaaggaaaacaaaaaaaaaaacaaaactttctGATTACCCAGAAAGCTAAACTCACTCAACACCAACCCCAACAACAAAAAAGGACACAACACGTgatcattgaataaaaaaaaagaaggaacttGCAATGCAACAATAGGAATGAAATCAAATTATAGACGTTTACATTGAAATTAATGGCGGAAGAGTCCTGGCTCTTGAAGTTCTGCGGAGGTGCGATGCAGGCGCAGACAACCTTCCTGTGATCCCTGTTACTACGTTGCTTGTTGCGGGAGAATGAATTGGGAGGTGGGAATCTAGTAGAAGCGTTTTTTGCAGTGAAGGGGAGAAAAGGGGTGGTGGAAAGGGAAACCATGGTAATGgggaatgaagaaagaaaaaacaagggAGAAGAATgaataatatattatgttacGAGGTGGAAAGCATGTGATTCATATGGGGTTTATAGAGTTTCAAAgatgtgatgatgatgatggtcaAATGGTAATGACCAGTGAttttgagaagaagaaagagagtgAGTTTCGTGGAAGatggttgctgttgttgttgcttggTGTTGGGGGAGACCTTATTCTGTTTTCTATCTTTCTATTGAGCAAAGTATCAATCGGAGTTACCCTGGATTGGGATTGGGAAGCGAAGAAGACAAATCAACGCTATGTGTGGGCTATGGCTATCTATCATCATTCATCAAGGTTTATACTTTGTCGCTCTCACTCACCCAACCTCCCACacgtaactatttttttttttttttgtttacatctaACAAAGGGAATTTACAAGCTCATCCTGATACTCTATGTCTTCATTTTGTTAGATTCACAGTTTTTTTATCCCTagaaaatcaaactaaaattcAAACACACAAGTCACAATCCACTCTTGGACCATGATCATTATAATTTCTTTAGTCTTATTAACTTATGTCATTGAATAACATATAATCTATCCAAACAaatctatatataaatatatatcagaTCCAACAATTAGATATCAAATTCACATGTTACAACATAAATCCTTGACATAttcaaaatatcaattaataatgATGTTGGTCATAAATACTAATCATCAAAGTGTCATAATTACATCATCAACATATTTATAAGAGagaatcaatttaatttgaaattctcTATATCCGTTACTACCCTTATTCCTATAGTTGGAGtcacacaaacaaaaaatcttCATCTAAAATGGAGGTCTACCAAAAGATAATCAAATTCCTAAGTAAGTAAGCAAATCTCAGGAATTCAACTACTCCACTatttgttagaaaataaaataaaataaagggatAAGTGTCACAAAGACTTAGTGAGAACATAAAATACAGAACAAACAAGAAGAAGAACACAACATATCACGAGTCTTTACattcaaaagttatttaaatgacattaaataaatcaaaataaatacaacTTGCTTGTCGAAACTATTATATATTCCCTTGAAAAATTTTAGAACTACATATAAACTTGTATTCAAGCATAATAACTTTATAATCAACCTTTCATTCCACTATGTGCACATAGACCACATTATCTCTTTGTGTTGTGACGAATGATAATTATAGAACTATAACATTTAGCTCctaggctacattatctctttaTTGTAGCGGATAGATCTTTAGGAACTATGGATATTCAACTCATAGATTGTATTATCTCTTCATTGTAACAAacagaaaatacaaatatacTATGAGTAATTAGTGGCTCATAAGCTACATTATGTCTTCGTTGTAGCGAacgacaaatataaatatactataAGTAATTGACTcaggctacattatctcttcatGGTAGAGAACGACAATCAATTATGAactcacaataaataaaataaactataatcCATCGTTCATTCTTAAATACcttataaaaaatctaaaaataaatttcaatcaagcgaaaataaatattttcctttattCTCAACTACTCCTAAAATTTTAATGATcacaaaaagaatatatattttgaagtttACTTACTTCtcctaaaagaattaaaaagaatgCCACTAAGTAGATTAAATACTCACTTAAAAGAATGCAATTAATTGTTGAGAGGCAAAATTCTCAAATTTAGCAAACTTAGGGTTTTGAGAAAATCACGATAATCTccaaatacttaattttttaaccttttttcaCATAATCCATAACTAaactatgttataaaataatgatcTAACACAATGAGTTATAAATTTTTaccttaaacaaattaaataaaaaattaaaagaaatgggTGATGTTGCTTTTTACTCGAATCATATTCCCGTGCTTAAGAATGATATAAGGATacaataaatttgataaatttggaAACAATGGATGAAGTGAGGGAAAggttgaaagatgaaaaattgaaaaaaagaggGGGGATTTGAGAAATGGGGGTGggttatttaaaagaaaagagaatttGGAGAGGAGGAGGGAAAGAGTCTCGTGTTTTTATAAAACTGAAGTGGGAGGctgttttattatttcatatacAAGAAATAATAAAACGTGCGTTTCACCAGATATgagatttattttgtttaatcaaTCAAATCAGTTAGATTccctaattttatatatttaaagcaAATAATGAAGCcaaattattaaagtaattaaggtGATTTCATCATGTATATTCATATATgtctaattattatattatgcgTGTATTAACTGTACgaagttatttttagtttaattaaaatttttggatttgaattatgtataaataattgcattaaatatttagaaaaagatTTTAGTGTCTAATCCTATCGGCTCCAATATAATTATCTCATATGTGATggaaacaagataaaaaaaatcaaaataataaagacatattgaataaaaaaaacttattaaaaataataataaagacacCCAAAAATTTagatatgttttgttttttttactattttataacTGTGAAGAATTCAACTCCTTTATCAATTGGAAGATCTGAAAAACTATGAGGTCTCTCTTTTGGATAATGAATTTGTTGATACATGGGAAAGCAAACAACAAAAACCAAAACTAATGCAATCTAACAGTGGGCACACCAATAGAATCTGCAAAACAAAGACTAAGCAAATCTTGGGGATATTCATTGAGAATCAAAAGCGATTCATGAAAGTTGACTCCTCTCTTAGCTAAAGTGTCAGCAACAAAGTTTCCGTCTCTTAACGTATGCCCAAATAAGAGATACCAATCCTTATGACAATATGATATGATCGATACTGTTAACCAGAGCTGCAAACGGATGAGTAATAGAGACGCCATAGGAAATCATCTTCAAATCCATTGTTGAGTCAGATTCACATATTAAGTTTTCAATCTTGAATTTGAAACCTTGATTAAAATATCCAGGCTCAATTATACCCATATCAACATAatgttttatttacaaatttatagTTATCAcggtatattaaaaaaattataatttataaatagtaaaaaaaaattacactatcaTTTACTTGTTTCGAAGGTAATACCCAATAAATGTTCCACATAAGTTGAGAATAAGTTGCTTTATATAGCTTTTTCAAAAGctacttatttgtttttatttttcttctttttaaataaattacttaataattttaagagCTTTTCatcaaaagtattttaaattttagttgagAAAGCTCAAAAATATCTTTACTCCTTAGGAAAACAAATTATCTCTTCATTCTgtatattagaatttaaaattatacattaaaatttgtaaaaatattttcctaaCTTTTTTCTAAACCTGACATgtataatgattttattaattacatatcaataataaattctaattaattggaaatatatatatatatatatatatatatatatatatatatatatatatatatatatatattgctaataaatacatacaaattaaaatctaaaattaattctttaaatgCAAAAATTTGTACTCTCTGTCTCAAAATAATCATCatgtaataagaaaaaaattatatcaaaaaattattattttaattttttaatatatcattacTTAGTTTTTTCCATTTACAtatcttatattattaatgatatgggctaaaaataaaataaaataaaagtgaattAATGATTATAGCATAATTTTGCAAgatgattatttttgttttgtgaaacaataagatgataattataatgagagagatgaaataaaaaaataatatttgattgttAAAGAATTTGTAAGAAAAGGGAAATATTAAATGAGTATTGGTCTGAAAGAGAGGGGCTTATCTAGCATGAACCTCCAGATTTTGTAAGTGTATATTCCATATTCCATTATTCCCAATAATGTGAAAAATTGAGCTGGTGCTGGTATTTTTTGAAGTCTGGTTGACAATAGAAAAGATGTGTGTCGGGTATTTTAGTTTGGCTCCACCACCAGCGCAACGCAACGCAACGCAATAACGGTCTCGCCTGTGCACCACCACTAGACCGCGAAACACCGGATCAGATTCATCCATCATCCAGCGTCGGTGGTTAACGCCCTCTCCGATTCCGATTCCTATTCAGCATGTTCAAATTCCTGAAAGAGGTCGTTGGCGGATCTGGCACCGGCGTCAAGGATCTCCCTTACACCATCGCCGAACCTTACCCTTCCGCTTGGGGCTCTTGGACTCATTCTCGCGGCACCTCCAAGGTACACTCACTCCACCACAATTCCCACCTTCCAATTCATACTCTATATTCAAAAATGATCCATCAAGTAATGATGTGATTACTGGTAAGCAACATGATGTGACTGAGAGTGTGAATTAGGCGTATAACTGTGTAGGTATTCATGATATTCATATAACATCTAAATCTAATCTACACCTTAAGAGAGATAGAGATTCAAGTATGGAATTAATAGGTAATATGATgtgaaaagaagagaaacacAGTCAAATGCAGAGTGTCAATTAGGTGTTCATATGTCATTATTCCAATATGTATATAACACTGCCACGTCGTCACTGTCTCAGGATGACGGTTCTCCCGTCTCGGTGTTCTcactctctggctccaatgctCAGGACGGTCACTTAGCTGCCGCGCGCAACGGCGTCAAGCGTCTCCGAACTGTGAGTTAGTCTCTGATTCTTAACTTTaggatttatttttcatttatttatgtttcattTGGTTTTGTGGATTTTGTCGTTTTGTTGATTGTGCTGTGGTGTTGCTGGTTTTCAGGTCAGGCATCCGAATATCTTGTCGTTTCTTCACAGCGCTGAGATTGAGACTTACGATGCGGGTTCTCCTAAGGTCACGATATATATTGTGACCGAGCCTGTGATGCCGCTATCTGAGAAGATCAAGGAGTTAGGGCTTGAAGGTACACAAAGGTATCAATTGAGTAATTGCTGATTTAAACGTGTAGTGTCATGCATGGAGTTCTAAAAGCGTAGTGTCTTTTGAGTTCAATTACTATCCACTgtccatataattttttttacactggCAACCAATCAGAATATATGGTAAATATGACTTTAAGTTAATTATTGTACATTtccaaaaaaagttaattattataaaagtcactAAACTTATCATACATTTCAATTGTGATTGTATAACAATGTAAACTATTTACACTGTCACTATTTACTTGTGTCTTTCTTTTTCCCCTCGTATTAGTGACTTTCATTTATCAATTGAGTTATTAATATCATGCATTAGGTTTTAAAATTGCACCTGACATGATGTGTGACGTCCTTTTATGTTTCCTTGTATGACTGACTTTGAAGTATCAATTGGTCCATGAATTGAGTAATCAGTGGTAGTCACTTGTTTGTTTGGGCTATGTAGGGATGAATATTATGCTTTGGGTCTTCATCAAATAGCTAAAGCTGTGAGCTTCTTGAATAATGATTGTAAACTTGTGAGTATTTATGagcttttttattgtttttattttgttttattgttattttttaaatatatcttgACATGTTTTATCTGTTGCAGGTTCATGGCAACATTTGCATGGCTAGTACTGTTGTCACACCAACTTTGGACTGGAAGCTTCATGCTTTGGATGTTCTATCGGAGTTTGATGGGAGCAGTGAAGCGTCTTCTGGCCAAATGCTGGTAAATTTATGTGTTTGTTTGCAAAACATTGTCTCGTTTGTTTTGGCATTGCTATTTGAATTTACATTAAGTGAAATAATTACTTCACTTTAGAGGGTAAAAGTTTCTTGGTGTGAGTCTGTGAGATTAAAAGGCCATGGCATGCTAACTTTGACAGACTGGAGTCTGTCAACTAAAACTTGTTCTCCAATTTTGGCCATCTCTAACTTAATAAGACT
It contains:
- the LOC100789283 gene encoding protein TRIGALACTOSYLDIACYLGLYCEROL 3, chloroplastic isoform X1 gives rise to the protein MVSLSTTPFLPFTAKNASTRFPPPNSFSRNKQRSNRDHRKVVCACIAPPQNFKSQDSSAINFNGSSKSEQLSTAWDHEDDSDVLIECRDVYKSFGEKKILNGVSFKIRHGEAVGIIGPSGTGKSTVLKIIAGLLAPDKGEVYIRGKKRVGLVSDDDISGLRIGLVFQSAALFDSLTVRENVGFLLYEHSSMSEDQISELVTETLAAVGLKGVEDRLPSELSGGMKKRVALARSIICDTTEESKEPEVLLYDEPTAGLDPIASTVVEDLIRSVHIKGRDARGKPGNIASYVVVTHQHSTIKRAIDRLLFLHKGKIVWEGMTHEFTTSTNPIVQQFASGSLDGPIRY
- the LOC100789283 gene encoding protein TRIGALACTOSYLDIACYLGLYCEROL 3, chloroplastic isoform X2, with translation MVSLSTTPFLPFTAKNASTRFPPPNSFSRNKQRSNRDHRKVVCACIAPPQNFKSQDSSAINFNGSSKSEQLSTAWDHEDDSDVLIECRDVYKSFGEKKILNGVSFKGEVYIRGKKRVGLVSDDDISGLRIGLVFQSAALFDSLTVRENVGFLLYEHSSMSEDQISELVTETLAAVGLKGVEDRLPSELSGGMKKRVALARSIICDTTEESKEPEVLLYDEPTAGLDPIASTVVEDLIRSVHIKGRDARGKPGNIASYVVVTHQHSTIKRAIDRLLFLHKGKIVWEGMTHEFTTSTNPIVQQFASGSLDGPIRY